A region from the Thermanaeromonas toyohensis ToBE genome encodes:
- a CDS encoding FAD binding domain-containing protein: MVSAYLFPHSVSECLEMLNTYEGARIIAGGTDLIIDIKKKRLQPRVLVDITRIPELNLIQEKEDTISLGAGVTHREAATSPLIREKLPALAQAASSVGSPQIRNVGTLAGNVVNAQPAADTAVALVALGAEAEIWGSQGKRRVAVEDLYEGVGRSKVDSTRELLGRFLVPKWGEGEASAFVRLSPRRALSLPILNVAVRVQIKDGRWERARICVAPVAPQPFLCQEAAEALIGAKVSQEKIQEAAKIAAELAQPRDSLLRGSRAYRKEMVRVLVRRALETAIQAL; encoded by the coding sequence ATGGTTTCTGCTTACCTTTTTCCCCATTCTGTATCCGAATGCCTGGAGATGCTCAACACCTATGAAGGGGCCAGAATCATAGCGGGCGGTACGGATCTGATCATAGATATAAAGAAGAAGCGCTTGCAACCCCGGGTACTCGTGGACATAACCCGCATCCCGGAGTTAAACCTCATCCAGGAGAAAGAGGATACTATAAGTCTAGGTGCCGGGGTAACCCATAGAGAGGCTGCTACATCTCCGCTTATCAGGGAAAAGCTTCCTGCTTTAGCCCAGGCGGCTTCTTCTGTAGGCTCGCCCCAGATCCGTAATGTAGGTACCCTGGCTGGGAATGTAGTTAATGCGCAGCCGGCGGCCGATACGGCAGTGGCCTTGGTAGCCTTGGGAGCGGAAGCGGAAATATGGGGATCGCAGGGGAAGAGGAGGGTAGCCGTAGAAGATTTATATGAAGGAGTAGGGCGCTCTAAAGTGGACAGTACTCGGGAACTCCTGGGGAGATTTTTAGTACCCAAATGGGGAGAAGGAGAAGCTTCGGCCTTTGTCCGACTTTCACCTCGCCGGGCTTTATCCTTACCCATTCTTAATGTTGCTGTGCGGGTCCAAATTAAAGATGGCCGCTGGGAAAGGGCGCGTATCTGTGTAGCGCCGGTAGCTCCACAGCCCTTCCTTTGCCAGGAGGCAGCAGAAGCTCTGATAGGAGCCAAGGTTAGCCAGGAAAAAATACAAGAGGCGGCCAAGATAGCGGCCGAACTTGCCCAGCCCCGGGACAGCTTACTTCGTGGTTCGCGGGCGTATAGGAAAGAAATGGTAAGGGTGTTGGTCCGGCGGGCCCTGGAGACCGCAATCCAAGCTTTATAG
- the ssnA gene encoding putative aminohydrolase SsnA — protein sequence MLIIGNGRLLTLDPEAPYQEEGGVVIEGDQIVAIGPTRKLQETYPEAEFLDAGGRIIMPGMTNTHMHLYSTFARGMALKDPPPTNFLEILERLWWRLDKALTLEDVYYSALLPLIECIKCGTTTILDHHASPRAVRGSLEAIARAVEEVGVRTCLAYEVSDRDGPEIARKGIEENVEAIKKYRNREGLLSATFGLHASFTLSDETLALCREAAEELGCGFHIHVAEGIQDVEDALERSGKRVVERLADKGILGPRTIAAHCVHVTEREIGILRDTGTMVVHNPESNMGNAVGCAPVGEMLAAGVIVGLGTDGYTCDMFESLKVANVLRKFVSGDPSAGWQEIPTMAFTNNTRILQAFYPRPLGRLIPGAYADIILVDYEPPTPFTGENWYGHLLFGFHGGRVNTTIIGGKILMHNRELLHLDEAAIAARARKLAQKVWERF from the coding sequence ATGCTTATCATAGGCAATGGTCGCCTTTTGACTTTGGATCCGGAGGCTCCCTATCAAGAGGAAGGGGGCGTAGTTATAGAAGGGGACCAAATCGTAGCTATTGGTCCTACCCGCAAGCTACAGGAAACTTATCCAGAGGCAGAATTCCTAGATGCCGGTGGCAGAATCATAATGCCGGGTATGACCAACACCCATATGCACCTTTATAGCACCTTTGCCCGGGGGATGGCCTTGAAAGATCCGCCTCCCACCAATTTTTTGGAGATACTGGAGCGGCTGTGGTGGCGGCTGGATAAAGCTCTGACCTTGGAAGATGTTTATTATAGCGCCCTCTTACCCCTTATAGAGTGCATTAAATGCGGTACCACTACCATACTGGATCACCATGCGAGCCCCCGGGCTGTACGAGGGAGTCTGGAGGCTATAGCTAGGGCAGTAGAGGAGGTCGGGGTACGTACTTGCCTGGCTTATGAAGTCTCCGACCGGGATGGCCCGGAGATAGCGCGGAAAGGCATAGAAGAAAACGTGGAAGCCATTAAGAAGTATCGCAACCGGGAGGGCTTGCTTTCCGCTACCTTTGGTCTACATGCTTCTTTTACCTTGTCCGATGAGACATTGGCTCTTTGCCGGGAGGCGGCAGAGGAGCTGGGCTGTGGTTTCCATATTCACGTGGCGGAAGGCATCCAGGACGTAGAGGATGCTCTGGAACGTTCTGGTAAGCGGGTGGTGGAAAGGCTAGCTGATAAAGGGATTTTGGGACCTCGTACCATCGCCGCCCATTGCGTCCACGTTACCGAAAGGGAAATAGGTATCCTGCGAGATACGGGAACCATGGTGGTGCATAATCCGGAATCTAATATGGGTAACGCTGTGGGATGCGCTCCCGTAGGAGAGATGTTAGCTGCCGGTGTGATAGTAGGTTTGGGTACTGACGGGTATACATGCGATATGTTTGAATCCTTGAAAGTAGCTAATGTCCTGCGTAAATTTGTAAGCGGTGATCCCAGCGCTGGATGGCAGGAGATTCCTACTATGGCCTTCACCAATAATACCCGTATCCTGCAAGCCTTCTACCCTCGTCCATTAGGGCGCCTAATTCCCGGCGCATATGCAGATATAATTTTAGTGGATTACGAACCTCCCACGCCCTTTACAGGTGAAAACTGGTACGGCCACTTACTTTTCGGCTTTCATGGAGGTCGAGTGAATACCACCATCATTGGTGGGAAGATCCTTATGCACAACAGAGAGCTTCTCCATTTAGATGAAGCTGCCATTGCAGCCCGGGCCCGTAAGCTAGCCCAAAAAGTCTGGGAAAGGTTTTAG
- a CDS encoding (2Fe-2S)-binding protein: MRQFRLKVNGKEVQVEAPAGITLLRLLRDYLGLTGTKEGCGEGECGACTVLLDGVAVVSCLLPAAKAEGREVTTIEGLAQGQKLHPLQEAFISEGAVQCGFCTPGMILSAKSLLDSNPCPTKEEIKEAISGNLCRCTGYSQIVRAVQKAAEVIARGE; the protein is encoded by the coding sequence GTGCGGCAGTTTAGGCTTAAAGTGAATGGAAAGGAAGTCCAAGTAGAGGCACCGGCTGGAATTACCCTGCTCCGGCTTCTGCGGGATTATTTAGGATTAACAGGTACCAAGGAGGGGTGTGGGGAAGGGGAATGTGGAGCTTGTACTGTGCTTTTAGACGGAGTGGCGGTGGTTTCTTGCCTCCTTCCAGCAGCTAAAGCTGAAGGCCGGGAGGTTACTACCATTGAAGGCCTGGCCCAAGGCCAAAAGCTACATCCCTTGCAAGAGGCCTTTATTTCTGAAGGTGCTGTGCAGTGTGGTTTCTGTACACCGGGGATGATTTTGAGCGCCAAGTCCCTCTTGGATAGCAACCCCTGTCCCACTAAAGAAGAAATTAAAGAAGCTATTTCCGGCAACCTCTGCCGCTGTACCGGCTATAGCCAAATAGTGCGCGCTGTACAGAAAGCGGCGGAAGTTATAGCGAGGGGAGAGTAA
- the xdhC gene encoding xanthine dehydrogenase subunit XdhC has translation MLKKISFVVNGKQETLEVDVRESLLEVLRNRLGYTGVKKGCGVGECGACTVLIDGIPIDSCIYLAVWAQGKNIVTIEGIAKNGELSKVQKAFIEEGAIQCGFCTPGYILTATALVESGKKYTREEIKRELSGHLCRCTGYQNIIKAVEKALAD, from the coding sequence TTGCTTAAAAAAATTTCCTTTGTAGTAAACGGAAAACAGGAAACCTTAGAAGTTGACGTTCGCGAATCGCTCCTTGAAGTTTTGCGAAACCGTTTGGGATATACAGGCGTTAAAAAAGGGTGTGGAGTGGGAGAATGCGGGGCTTGTACCGTTCTCATCGATGGCATCCCCATTGACTCTTGTATTTACTTGGCTGTCTGGGCTCAAGGTAAAAATATAGTAACCATAGAAGGTATAGCTAAGAATGGTGAGCTTTCCAAGGTACAAAAAGCCTTTATAGAAGAGGGAGCCATCCAGTGTGGTTTTTGTACACCCGGTTATATACTTACAGCTACGGCCCTGGTAGAAAGCGGTAAGAAGTATACAAGGGAAGAAATTAAAAGGGAGTTATCTGGCCATCTTTGCCGCTGTACAGGTTACCAGAACATTATTAAAGCTGTAGAAAAAGCGCTGGCTGACTAA
- the xdhB gene encoding xanthine dehydrogenase FAD-binding subunit XdhB has translation MYDIKAYFEAETIDEATKLLAANPNLIVIAGGTDVLIKIHHGEVQKAELLSIRKIKSLEGIRKLKDGRIIIGPLTTFTQIINNPVIKENIPILTEAALSMGGPQIRNVATIGGNICNGATSADSASSLFALNAKLRLKSEQGERIIPIQEFYLGPGKVDLRPGELLTEIIISPEDYMGYGGHYIKFSARKAMDIAILGVAVLCKIKEGRIFEDVRIGLGVAGPTPLRCLEAEAYAKGKSISAQTIAEIGKLAVKSTKARTSWRASKEYREHLVEELTQRALKVAIIKAGGEEIA, from the coding sequence ATGTATGATATAAAAGCTTATTTTGAGGCGGAAACGATAGATGAGGCTACAAAACTCTTGGCGGCCAATCCTAATTTAATCGTCATTGCGGGCGGCACCGATGTTTTAATTAAAATACATCATGGCGAGGTACAAAAAGCAGAGTTACTCAGCATCCGCAAAATAAAATCCTTGGAAGGTATTCGGAAACTTAAGGACGGAAGAATTATCATCGGGCCACTGACCACTTTCACCCAGATTATCAATAATCCTGTTATTAAAGAAAATATCCCTATCTTAACGGAAGCCGCTTTATCTATGGGTGGACCGCAGATCCGTAATGTGGCTACCATAGGTGGCAACATTTGTAACGGCGCCACTTCGGCAGACAGCGCTTCTTCCTTATTCGCCCTAAACGCTAAATTAAGATTAAAGAGCGAGCAAGGGGAGAGGATCATTCCCATTCAAGAGTTTTACCTGGGCCCCGGAAAAGTTGATTTAAGACCAGGGGAACTCCTTACTGAGATTATCATTTCCCCAGAGGATTATATGGGCTATGGGGGGCACTATATTAAATTCTCTGCCCGTAAAGCCATGGATATAGCTATTTTGGGCGTGGCTGTGCTTTGCAAAATAAAGGAAGGTCGTATTTTTGAAGATGTCAGGATCGGGCTGGGAGTGGCGGGTCCAACTCCTTTGAGATGTCTGGAAGCAGAAGCCTATGCCAAAGGCAAGAGCATTTCCGCCCAGACCATAGCAGAAATTGGAAAACTAGCAGTTAAATCGACGAAAGCAAGAACTTCCTGGAGGGCTTCCAAAGAATACAGGGAGCACTTGGTGGAGGAGCTTACCCAGAGGGCCTTAAAAGTGGCCATTATAAAGGCAGGGGGCGAGGAGATTGCTTAA
- the xdhA gene encoding xanthine dehydrogenase molybdenum-binding subunit XdhA, which translates to MAFTVVGKSVARVDAIAKVTGQAKYASDFLERNMLVGKILRSPYAHALVKNIEVSKAKALPGVEAVLTYKDVPQNKFATAGHPYALDPKHRDKEDRTILTNKARFVGDAIAAVVATDELIAEEALKLIEVEYEVLEPVFDPEEAMREGAPKIHEDCERNIVSSTGYEIGDIEEAFKEADYIFEGQYETSIVQHCQLENHVACAYVDSDGRIVIITSTQIPHIVRRIVAQALGIPWGRVRVIKPYVGGGFGSKQDVCLEPLVAAMTLAVGGRPVKLELSREECMIDTRTRHAIRYKIKTGVSKDGKLIGMHIIAISNTGAYASHGHSILMAGGSKFRVLYPMKALKYEPYTVYTNLPVAGAMRGYGSPQITFAVECHLEDIARKLNMDPIEFRKKNLVQVGYVDPLNGNVVRSCGIRECIEKGKELIKWEEKKERYKNQTGYRRRGLGMACFSYASGTYPAGQEIAGARIVLNQDGSIQLQIGAAEIGQGSDTVFAQMAAEILGIPVDMVHVISTQDTDITPFDTGAYASRQTYITGMAVRKAALEVKEKILDFACSMTGIPAHALDIKDQNIVYKDTGNVVMPLSEVALRSYYDLVSAQPITSDVSNNARVNAYTFGATFVEVEVDIRTGKIEILEIYNVHDSGKIINPQLAEGQVHGGVSMGIGYALLEQMLFDEKTGKPLNNNLLDYKLPSIMDIPEIGVAFVETFEPTGPFGNKSLGEPPVLPVAPAIRNAVLDATGVAFNRLPLYPQRVFEKFKEAGLI; encoded by the coding sequence ATGGCTTTTACAGTGGTGGGGAAAAGCGTTGCCAGGGTGGATGCTATTGCCAAAGTTACCGGTCAAGCGAAATATGCCAGTGACTTTTTAGAAAGAAATATGCTCGTAGGGAAAATACTACGAAGCCCTTATGCCCATGCCCTTGTTAAAAACATCGAGGTCAGCAAAGCCAAAGCCTTACCCGGCGTAGAAGCAGTTTTAACTTATAAAGATGTCCCGCAGAACAAATTTGCTACTGCAGGCCATCCCTATGCCTTAGACCCCAAGCACAGGGATAAAGAAGACCGGACTATTTTAACCAACAAAGCACGCTTTGTGGGGGATGCTATTGCAGCAGTAGTGGCAACTGACGAATTAATAGCAGAGGAAGCCCTGAAATTGATTGAGGTAGAGTATGAAGTATTGGAACCGGTGTTTGATCCTGAAGAGGCCATGAGGGAAGGCGCACCTAAAATCCATGAAGACTGTGAAAGAAATATTGTAAGCTCTACGGGGTATGAGATTGGGGATATTGAGGAAGCTTTTAAAGAAGCTGATTATATTTTTGAGGGCCAATATGAAACAAGCATTGTACAGCACTGCCAGTTAGAAAACCATGTAGCCTGTGCTTATGTAGATAGCGATGGCCGTATTGTAATTATAACCTCCACCCAGATCCCCCATATTGTAAGGAGAATTGTCGCCCAAGCTTTAGGTATTCCCTGGGGAAGGGTGCGGGTAATTAAGCCTTATGTGGGCGGCGGATTTGGGAGCAAACAAGATGTTTGCCTGGAGCCTTTAGTTGCCGCTATGACTTTGGCTGTGGGTGGAAGGCCGGTAAAACTTGAGCTATCCAGGGAAGAATGTATGATCGATACCCGGACCCGGCATGCTATCAGATATAAAATTAAAACCGGTGTTTCCAAAGACGGAAAATTGATTGGAATGCATATAATCGCCATCTCCAACACCGGTGCCTATGCCTCCCATGGCCATTCTATTCTTATGGCCGGGGGTTCTAAATTTAGGGTCTTATACCCCATGAAAGCCTTAAAATATGAGCCGTACACTGTGTATACTAACCTGCCCGTGGCCGGGGCCATGCGCGGTTATGGTTCTCCCCAGATAACCTTTGCTGTGGAATGCCATCTAGAAGATATTGCTAGAAAACTAAATATGGATCCCATTGAATTCCGTAAGAAAAACTTGGTCCAGGTGGGCTATGTAGATCCCTTAAATGGAAATGTGGTAAGGAGTTGCGGGATAAGGGAGTGCATTGAAAAAGGCAAGGAATTAATTAAGTGGGAGGAGAAAAAAGAGCGGTATAAAAATCAGACAGGTTATAGACGCAGGGGGTTAGGGATGGCCTGTTTCAGTTACGCTTCCGGGACCTACCCGGCGGGCCAGGAAATAGCAGGAGCCAGAATCGTCCTTAACCAGGATGGTTCCATCCAATTGCAGATCGGTGCTGCCGAAATAGGCCAAGGGAGCGATACTGTCTTTGCTCAGATGGCCGCAGAGATATTAGGTATCCCGGTGGATATGGTGCATGTAATTTCTACCCAGGATACAGATATCACACCCTTTGATACCGGTGCTTATGCCTCTAGGCAAACTTATATTACAGGTATGGCAGTAAGGAAAGCAGCTTTAGAAGTTAAGGAAAAGATCCTTGACTTTGCATGTTCTATGACCGGTATACCTGCCCATGCTTTGGATATTAAGGACCAGAATATCGTTTATAAAGATACAGGAAATGTGGTTATGCCCCTCTCCGAAGTAGCTTTAAGGAGTTACTATGATCTTGTTTCTGCCCAACCCATAACCAGCGATGTTTCCAATAATGCTAGGGTGAACGCTTATACCTTTGGTGCAACCTTTGTGGAGGTAGAAGTAGATATCAGGACGGGGAAGATCGAGATCCTGGAGATATATAACGTGCACGATTCTGGTAAAATTATCAACCCCCAATTGGCCGAAGGACAAGTTCACGGCGGCGTGAGCATGGGGATAGGCTATGCCCTTTTAGAGCAGATGTTGTTTGATGAAAAGACCGGGAAGCCCCTTAACAACAACCTACTAGATTATAAACTCCCCTCTATAATGGATATCCCAGAAATCGGGGTAGCCTTTGTGGAAACCTTTGAGCCCACGGGTCCCTTTGGAAATAAGTCATTAGGGGAGCCACCTGTCCTGCCTGTAGCTCCTGCCATCCGGAATGCCGTTCTAGATGCCACAGGTGTAGCCTTTAACCGGTTACCCCTTTACCCCCAGCGGGTCTTTGAGAAGTTTAAAGAAGCCGGGTTAATATAA
- a CDS encoding decaprenyl-phosphate phosphoribosyltransferase, with protein sequence MGLVQTNNLVKASTYKVCYYLFLSLRPKQWIKNTFIFAPLIFSRHLLEASLALRTLQTFVLFCLVSGAIYLLNDIADRERDRLHPRKRLRPVAAGLVSPWQAGVFALLLLILGLIWAFRLGWQVGSYTLAYAGQAMLYSLYLKHLVIIDVFLVALGFVLRVLTGASAIQVNVSAWLLASVTLLALFLALCKRRQELGCLEQAVKHRASLAEYSLPLLDQLITIVTSSTVVIYALYTSLGSENQYLMLTIPLVLFGLCRYLYLLHHHQGGGEPETLIFQDKPLGATIVLWVVACLFILYYGAT encoded by the coding sequence GTGGGCTTAGTTCAAACAAACAATTTAGTTAAAGCATCTACCTATAAGGTTTGTTATTACCTCTTCTTAAGTTTACGCCCCAAGCAGTGGATAAAAAATACTTTTATCTTCGCACCCCTTATCTTTTCCCGGCACCTGCTAGAGGCCTCCCTTGCTTTAAGAACCCTCCAGACCTTCGTCCTTTTCTGCCTGGTTTCTGGGGCCATATATCTGCTAAATGATATAGCCGACCGAGAAAGGGACCGGCTGCACCCTCGCAAGCGGTTACGCCCGGTGGCCGCAGGACTGGTTTCGCCCTGGCAGGCAGGAGTATTCGCCCTTTTGCTTCTTATATTAGGACTAATATGGGCCTTCAGGCTAGGCTGGCAAGTGGGAAGCTATACCTTAGCTTACGCCGGCCAGGCTATGCTTTACTCCTTGTATCTTAAGCACCTGGTCATCATTGACGTTTTCCTGGTAGCTTTGGGCTTTGTGCTGCGGGTGCTGACCGGGGCCAGCGCCATACAAGTCAATGTATCGGCTTGGCTGCTAGCCTCGGTTACCCTCCTAGCTTTATTCCTGGCCCTCTGTAAAAGGCGCCAGGAACTGGGTTGTTTGGAACAAGCGGTTAAGCACCGAGCGAGCCTGGCCGAATATTCCTTACCCCTGCTGGACCAGCTCATAACCATAGTAACTTCTTCCACAGTAGTTATTTATGCCCTATATACCTCCCTGGGATCCGAAAACCAATACCTTATGCTCACTATCCCCTTGGTACTTTTCGGCCTCTGCCGGTATCTTTATCTTTTACACCATCACCAGGGAGGTGGCGAACCCGAAACCCTTATCTTTCAGGATAAACCCTTGGGGGCTACCATAGTACTCTGGGTAGTGGCCTGTCTGTTCATACTCTATTATGGCGCTACGTAA
- the ligD gene encoding non-homologous end-joining DNA ligase yields MPIFRLRPMLAVSSPPFDSPNFLYEVKWDGYRCLAYIDGKTILQSRNLRDLTPSFPELSNLHYAVKGQPVVLDGEIIVLDDKGRPSFNLLKARGNLTDEWKVRQAAGRNPALFVAFDLLYYQGENIMLKPLEVRRGWLQEALPHLDNLVVSTFIDTYGTRFFESCLKQGLEGVMAKERRSPYLPGRRSSYWRKFRRTQQGQFLILGYQPGTGRRSLGALLLGEYQDGRLVYRGKVGTGFDQEEEQRLLMELEKLPSISPPFAEPVPGLTRPRWVEPRLVCEVEYLEETPEGHLRHPSYRGLLLRLDHNGGVSPWRDERFPLSGRRDFT; encoded by the coding sequence TTGCCTATATTTAGGCTGCGGCCTATGTTGGCTGTATCTAGCCCTCCTTTTGATTCTCCTAACTTCCTTTATGAAGTAAAGTGGGACGGTTACCGTTGTTTAGCCTATATTGATGGGAAAACTATCCTTCAATCCCGCAATCTACGTGACCTCACCCCTTCCTTCCCAGAATTATCTAACCTGCACTATGCAGTTAAGGGACAGCCGGTAGTACTGGACGGAGAAATAATTGTATTAGACGATAAGGGCCGTCCCTCCTTCAACCTCCTTAAGGCGCGGGGAAATTTGACCGATGAGTGGAAGGTACGCCAGGCAGCTGGCCGCAACCCCGCCCTTTTTGTGGCCTTCGATCTCCTGTATTACCAGGGTGAAAACATTATGCTTAAGCCTTTAGAGGTACGCAGAGGTTGGCTTCAGGAAGCTCTCCCTCACCTAGATAACCTGGTAGTATCTACCTTTATCGATACCTATGGTACCAGGTTTTTCGAGTCCTGCCTGAAACAGGGTCTGGAAGGGGTCATGGCCAAGGAGAGAAGGAGCCCTTACCTTCCGGGCCGCCGCTCCTCTTATTGGCGCAAGTTTAGGCGTACCCAGCAGGGTCAATTTCTTATTTTAGGATATCAGCCTGGGACCGGTCGCCGTAGCTTAGGTGCCCTCCTTTTGGGTGAATACCAGGATGGCCGGCTGGTGTACAGGGGAAAGGTGGGTACAGGTTTTGACCAGGAGGAAGAACAGAGGTTATTGATGGAGCTGGAAAAGCTACCTTCTATTTCCCCACCCTTTGCAGAGCCGGTACCTGGCTTGACCCGGCCCCGATGGGTAGAACCGCGTCTGGTATGCGAGGTGGAATACTTGGAGGAAACGCCGGAGGGCCATCTCCGCCATCCCAGCTACCGGGGTTTATTGTTGAGGTTGGACCATAACGGAGGTGTTTCGCCCTGGAGAGATGAGAGGTTCCCTCTTTCAGGACGTAGAGATTTTACGTAG
- a CDS encoding Ku protein — MRPLWKGAISFGLVYVPVKLYKATESNDVRFHYLHAKCKTPIQYRKYCPYCQVEVPPEEIVRGYEYEKGKYVILREEDLEGLPQETTRTINLLDFVDLREIDPVYFDRSYYLAPDDGGEKPYALLREALRATNRIGIAKMALRTRTSLAAVRVYHKSLMLNTMIYPEELRPVQELTELNFEVRLHPKEVEMAVTLINTLAAKFEPEKYTDEYHKALREIIEAKIAGKEVAVPVRPEAQKVVDLMEALKASIELVKKEEKAGSRRRRKTS, encoded by the coding sequence GTGCGCCCCCTTTGGAAAGGGGCCATCAGCTTCGGTTTGGTCTATGTACCGGTAAAGTTGTACAAGGCCACCGAAAGCAATGATGTTAGATTCCATTATCTGCACGCCAAATGTAAGACACCTATCCAGTACCGGAAGTATTGCCCTTATTGCCAGGTGGAGGTTCCCCCTGAGGAGATCGTCCGGGGGTATGAATACGAAAAGGGTAAATACGTTATCTTGCGAGAAGAAGACCTGGAAGGCCTTCCCCAGGAAACAACCAGAACCATTAACCTCCTCGATTTTGTGGACCTTCGGGAGATAGATCCCGTCTACTTTGACCGTTCTTATTACTTGGCTCCTGATGATGGAGGAGAGAAGCCTTATGCTTTGCTACGGGAAGCCTTGAGAGCTACCAACAGAATAGGCATTGCCAAGATGGCTTTAAGGACCAGAACTTCTCTGGCCGCGGTAAGGGTGTACCATAAAAGTCTGATGCTTAATACTATGATCTATCCCGAGGAATTACGCCCAGTACAGGAACTTACTGAGCTTAATTTCGAGGTACGCCTTCACCCTAAAGAGGTGGAAATGGCGGTTACCCTTATTAATACCTTGGCGGCTAAGTTTGAACCAGAAAAGTATACAGACGAGTACCACAAAGCCCTTCGGGAGATTATTGAGGCCAAGATAGCAGGCAAAGAAGTAGCGGTTCCGGTCCGACCTGAAGCCCAGAAAGTTGTAGACCTTATGGAGGCCCTCAAAGCCAGTATTGAATTGGTTAAAAAAGAGGAAAAAGCTGGATCTCGACGCCGGCGGAAGACCTCATGA
- the ligD gene encoding non-homologous end-joining DNA ligase, producing the protein MYEVELTNLDKVFWPEEGLTKFALIKYYVDIAPVVLPYLKGRPIVMKRYPDGITGQAFYQKECPAYAPPWVDTLPVYHPDSAKTINYILCNNPETLAWLANLGCIELHAWLSRADHLGYPDIAVIDLDPAEGATFQDVLEVALFLRRALEEFGLTGYPKTSGARGLHIFIPLLPRWTFSEVTAAIGALADMLASLYPEKVTTAHPIPRRQGKVYLDYLQNVRGRSMAFPYSLRPLPGAPVSAPLTWEEVEEGKIRPKDFNIHTIRSRLQKRGDLYQDILKHRQDLKPLLKLAQVKFQEG; encoded by the coding sequence ATGTACGAGGTAGAGTTAACCAATTTGGACAAGGTCTTCTGGCCGGAAGAAGGATTGACCAAATTCGCTCTCATCAAGTATTACGTTGATATAGCACCGGTGGTGCTGCCTTACCTTAAGGGTCGACCCATAGTAATGAAGCGCTACCCGGATGGGATAACGGGGCAAGCTTTCTACCAAAAAGAATGCCCAGCTTACGCCCCGCCTTGGGTAGACACCCTACCTGTGTACCACCCTGATAGCGCTAAGACCATAAACTACATCCTGTGCAATAACCCGGAAACCCTGGCTTGGCTGGCTAACTTAGGGTGTATTGAGCTTCATGCTTGGCTTTCCCGGGCAGACCACCTGGGATATCCCGATATAGCAGTTATAGACCTGGATCCTGCAGAAGGCGCTACTTTCCAGGACGTTTTAGAAGTAGCCCTTTTTTTACGCCGGGCCTTAGAAGAATTTGGGCTTACCGGTTATCCCAAGACCTCGGGAGCCAGAGGCCTCCATATTTTTATTCCTTTGCTACCCCGCTGGACCTTTTCCGAGGTGACGGCTGCTATAGGTGCCCTGGCTGATATGTTGGCTAGCCTCTATCCAGAAAAAGTGACTACTGCCCACCCAATTCCTAGGCGCCAGGGTAAAGTATACCTGGATTACTTGCAAAACGTCCGGGGCCGCTCCATGGCCTTTCCTTACAGCCTACGGCCTTTGCCTGGGGCTCCGGTGTCTGCTCCTCTAACTTGGGAGGAAGTGGAAGAAGGGAAGATACGTCCGAAAGATTTTAACATCCATACCATCCGTAGTCGGTTACAGAAGCGAGGGGACCTTTACCAGGATATACTCAAGCACCGGCAGGACCTGAAGCCGCTTCTTAAGCTAGCTCAGGTTAAGTTTCAGGAAGGATAA